One segment of Thermococcus profundus DNA contains the following:
- a CDS encoding right-handed parallel beta-helix repeat-containing protein: protein MRNRSLVFGVFLFSVIAISLCVHVPLASTHSSVIHVPGDYPTIQEAVDGASDGDEIVISPGTYVENVIVDKKVHIVSEADPAATTVEAADPSKPVFKVTVSDVMISGFTISGASGSAMAGVYVLASDVNVSSCILSGNYYGIRIVSASNVRVFDNRICDTVAGIFGTGMDSSTIENNLVTRTGTGLYLHLSKGNVVRGNIITGADRAIIIDSHSDANVIFENDFLENTEGILIHDSRNNVIYLNNIVSGTSNGAEGDNTWNSPEEMTYEYLGESLGPSYLGNYWSDYSGEDSDGNGVGDSPYAIPSGGEVDKYPLMYPWEGGRISAPSITTTSSTTATTSSVETTTTSPPVATTTTVTTTTTATSSPIGTTTTTTTALHSTTSASSSTTTSSAETTTTTPTGSSTSSTPSITTTTTSPLTPLTTTGSSESSPEATVEGKGICGIGTFLLLLPPWMALKRRKE from the coding sequence ATGAGGAACCGCAGCCTGGTTTTTGGTGTTTTCTTATTTTCAGTAATTGCGATCAGCCTTTGTGTTCATGTACCCCTCGCAAGCACCCATTCCAGTGTGATACACGTTCCTGGAGACTACCCAACCATTCAGGAAGCGGTTGATGGGGCGTCCGATGGGGATGAGATAGTAATCTCGCCTGGAACTTACGTCGAGAACGTGATTGTTGACAAAAAAGTGCATATTGTTTCTGAGGCAGACCCCGCAGCTACCACTGTGGAAGCGGCTGATCCTTCAAAGCCGGTTTTTAAAGTTACCGTCAGTGACGTAATGATCTCGGGCTTCACCATAAGCGGGGCGTCGGGCTCGGCTATGGCTGGGGTGTATGTCCTGGCCTCGGATGTCAACGTAAGTTCATGCATTTTGAGCGGGAACTACTACGGAATCCGCATTGTCTCCGCCTCCAATGTGCGTGTATTTGATAACAGGATCTGTGACACTGTAGCGGGAATTTTCGGCACTGGGATGGATTCGAGCACAATCGAGAACAACTTGGTGACCCGTACTGGTACCGGCCTGTACCTCCATCTCTCCAAGGGGAACGTTGTTAGGGGTAACATCATTACCGGCGCGGATCGGGCGATTATTATCGATTCACATTCCGACGCTAACGTGATATTTGAAAATGACTTCCTTGAAAACACGGAGGGCATCCTTATCCACGACTCCCGGAACAACGTTATATATCTGAACAACATTGTGAGCGGCACCTCAAACGGGGCAGAAGGTGACAATACCTGGAACTCCCCCGAGGAAATGACATATGAATACCTCGGAGAAAGTCTGGGCCCCTCGTATCTAGGCAATTACTGGTCGGATTACTCTGGAGAGGACTCCGATGGGAACGGTGTGGGGGACTCGCCTTATGCCATACCCAGTGGCGGGGAGGTGGATAAGTATCCCCTGATGTATCCCTGGGAAGGTGGGAGGATATCAGCCCCGTCTATCACTACTACCTCCTCAACAACCGCCACGACAAGCTCGGTGGAAACCACTACAACATCCCCTCCAGTTGCTACAACCACCACTGTGACAACTACGACCACGGCGACTTCATCTCCCATTGGGACGACTACAACCACCACGACGGCCCTTCATTCAACAACCAGTGCTTCATCAAGCACAACAACGAGCTCAGCGGAGACCACTACAACTACCCCTACAGGTTCTTCAACCTCTTCAACACCCTCTATAACTACAACCACGACGTCTCCTCTTACGCCATTAACTACCACTGGATCCTCTGAGTCATCTCCCGAAGCAACTGTTGAAGGGAAGGGCATCTGCGGCATAGGAACGTTTCTGTTGCTTTTGCCCCCATGGATGGCCCTCAAAAGACGCAAGGAATGA